A genomic window from Pecten maximus chromosome 6, xPecMax1.1, whole genome shotgun sequence includes:
- the LOC117329173 gene encoding anoctamin-4-like isoform X9, producing the protein MGPKLQLLDPHKKFITKSKGEDSEEEENDVITNLPVIEAVASAVRWRKKTDVKKRGTVRTRRFERRYTELGPLLIPEQKRVDYVLVHDNKSSKDTKDPDKKKSLEDKEYKRDCFEKEMIEQGFFIQKDDFGDHVFVKLHCPFKRLCMEAEAVKLEMRLKDCPNYEPEPTNFVRRFMEKYLETDDEVDFISAPFLMDRIQLYQDFEDPTHFFRPATRSLLVDHILINLDIKKQTENKPSKEVIQPVDHKDVDKDPENAKRSSSLCACCGSSDQSTDSTSQQSSSFWNCFSCCNSESEALDPIRGEKQMQKWDNMELKQSEYGRRFGLPYLMMKDVYTDAFILHEESERSKQREELKKEFFKEEDEMELDSDPRKDLDDTWTKYYKFQPLWKIRNYFGEKIALYFAWSGLLVTSLWIPTLFGFAIFLFGLITSSISPTTTLERPANATVVELIKIEMEELLEVVKLAFDNDVTPFFALLVCLWGTVFLEMWKRKSATLAYEWDVDNYDSNEPDRPQFFGTKVKKDPVTSEENWFYPVRKQVLKYIFSASTLLFMVSLVLASLVGVIVYRVIIAVDLCPGMSALECLITTNIVSAILNAASIILLGKVYDKVAIKLTDWENYRTQSGYDDALVIKLFAFQFANNYASCVYIAFFRGNFDLFGVFGLGEDYRDDCSGTCMSQLSFQVLTLMLVKPFPKMFKDIVLPLLLKLWRMRPAWCCRCACCPCLNNKIGEKSPEDIVEADRQITNSYIEMEYLKPTLGDFTLGEYTEKIIQYGFLMLFAASFPLAPLLALVTLLVDIRVDAKRMLWLNRRPIAYIRKDIGRWYSILDFVNSCGVISNGFLIAFTSNWGQQFEFSSKLWIVIIFEHMVFGLKFLLAYLIADVPRPIRLAMRREKFQVARILNSVAGDAPTDYSTLVLKEKKRRKTRSSNYELFDENGVPVVKEDNKTHKNKHSRKEEETPVQMKPPAGKVSSEKGDNSVKPFIQEGTDSDKQAPLVSPSGDRGSVHGKVSLSGVDVESPPKKGNTTKGKPNKGKKDEDGWLTSSSSDSDLDE; encoded by the exons ATGGGCCCCAAACTACAGCTTCTAGATCCTCATAAAAAGTTTATCACCAAGTCCAAGGGGGAGGATTCCGAGGAGGAAGAGAATGATGTCATCACAAACTTACCTGTCATCGAAGCTGTTGCATCTGCAGTTCGATGGCGTAAGAAAACAGATGTCAAGAAAAGGGGCACAGTACGGACACGAAGATTTGAGCGCAGATATACAGAGTTGGGACCTTTGTTAATCCCAGAACAAAAACGTGTAGATTATGTGTTGGTTCATGACAACAAATCGTCAAAAGATACCAAAGATCCAGACAAGAAAAAATCCTTGGAAGACAAGGAATATAAACGTGACTGTTTTGAGAAAGAAATGATTGAACAAGGTTTCTTCATTCAGAAAGATGATTTTGGAGATCATGTGTTTGTGAAACTACACTGTCCATTTAAAAGGTTGTGTATGGAAGCAGAAGCTGTTAAACTGGAGATGCGACTCAAAGAT TGTCCTAACTATGAACCGGAACCTACCAACTTTGTTAGGCGATTCATGGAGAAGTACCTGGAGACTGATGATGAAG ttgACTTTATTAGTGCCCCTTTCCTGATGGATAGAATCCAGCTGTACCAAGACTTTGAAGACCCGACCCATTTCTTCAGACCTGCCACACGTTCACTTCTG GTGGATCACATCCTCATCAACCTTGACATAAAGAAACAGACTGAGAATAAACCCAGCAAAGAAGTCATACAGCCTG TAGATCACAAAGATGTAGACAAAGATCCAGAAAATGCCAAAAGATCCTCCTCACTGTGTGCCTGTTGTGGAAGCTCTGATCAATCTACCGATTCCACAAGCCAACAATCATCTTCCTTTTGGAATTGTTTCTCTTGTTGTAACTCTGAAAGTGAAGCCTTAGACCCAATAAGAGGTGAAAAACAGATGCAAAAGTGGg ACAATATGGAGCTGAAACAGAGCGAGTATGGTCGAAGGTTTG GTCTACCATACTTGATGATGAAGGATGTTTACACGGACGCCTTCATTCTCCATGAGGAATCAGAACGCAGCAAACAGCGAGAAGAGTTAAAAAAAGAGTTCTTCAAAGAGGAAGATGAGATGGAATTGGACAGTGACCCTAGGAAAGATCTAGATGACACTTGGACTAAATACTATAAGTTTCAGCCATTATGGAAAATACGCAATTATTTTGGAGAGAAAATTGCTCTGTATTTTGCTTGGTCTGGTTTACTGGTTACCAGTCTGTGGATTCCTACACTGTTTGGATTTGCGATATTTCTTTTTGGATTAATTACCAG TTCTATCAGTCCAACTACAACACTGGAGAGACCTGCCAATGCCACAGTTGTAGAGTT AATAAAGATAGAGATGGAGGAATTGCTTGAGGTTGTCAAACTTGCCTTTGACAATGATGTGACACCTTTCTTTGCTTTATTGGTTTGTTTGTGGG gtacagtGTTCCTGGAGATGTGGAAACGTAAGAGTGCCACACTGGCCTATGAATGGGATGTAGACAATTACGACAGTAATGAGCCAGATCGTCCACAGTTTTTTGGGACAAAGGTCAAAAAAGATCCAGTAACATCAGAGGAGAATTGGTTTTATCCTGTGAGGAAGCAGGTCCTTAAATACATCTTTTCGGCTTCAACCCTACTATTTATG GTGAGCTTGGTTCTGGCCAGTTTAGTGGGTGTGATCGTGTACAGAGTTATAATTGCGGTGGACCTGTGTCCGGGTATGTCTGCTTTGGAATGTCTTATCACCACCAACATCGTATCTGCGATTCTCAACGCTGCGTCCATTATACTTCTCGGCAAA GTATATGACAAAGTGGCCATCAAATTAACAGACTGGG AGAACTACAGAACACAGAGTGGATATGATGATGCTCTCGTCATTAAGTTATTTGCCTTCCAGTTTGCCAACAATTACGCTTCTTGTGTGTACATAGCTTTTTTCCGTGGG AACTTTGACCTGTTTGGTGTTTTTGGACTTGGAGAGGATTACCGCGATGACTGTTCTGGAACCTGCATGTCCCAACTCTCCTTCCAAGTCCTGACACTTATGTTGGTGAAACCATTCCCAAAAATGTTCAAGGACATTGTCCTGCC GTTGCTGTTGAAGCTGTGGAGAATGCGTCCTGCCTGGTGTTGTAGATGTGCCTGCTGTCCCTGCTTGAACAATAAAATTGGAGAAAAATCTCCAGAAGATATCGTTGAGGCTGATCGCCAAATCACCAACTCGTATATTGAGATGGAGTACTTAAAACCCACACTAGGGGATTTCACACTCGGGGAATACACTGAGAAGATCATACAGTATGGATTTCTTATG ttgTTTGCAGCCTCTTTTCCTCTGGCTCCTCTCCTGGCCTTGGTGACATTGCTGGTGGATATCAGAGTGGACGCAAAGAGGATGTTGTGGCTAAACCGTCGACCTATAGCCTATATACGCAAGGACATTG GTCGCTGGTACAGTATCCTGGACTTTGTTAACAGCTGTGGTGTCATATCCAATGGTTTCCTCATTGCCTTCACCTCCAACTGGGGACAGCAGTTTGAGTTCTCCTCTAAACTCTGGATCGTCATCATATTTGAG CACATGGTGTTTGGATTGAAGTTCCTGCTGGCTTACCTTATAGCTGATGTTCCTAGGCCCATTCGCCTTGCCATGCGAAGG GAAAAATTCCAAGTTGCAAGAATTTTAAACAGTGTAGCAGGCGATGCACCAACAGATTACTCTACACTCGTCCTGAAGGAGAAAAAACGAAG AAAAACACGATCATCAAATTATGAATTATTTGATGAGAATGGAGTACCAGTTGTCAAAGAAGAtaataaaacacataaaaacaaacattctcGTAAAGAGGAGGAAACACCGGTACAGATGAAACCTCCGGCAGGCAAGGTGTCAAGtgagaagggagacaactctgtaaAACCATTTATACAGGAGGGAACTGACAGTGATAAGCAGGCTCCCCTTGTTAGTCCAAGTGGAGACCGAGGCAGTGT CCATGGTAAAGTGAGTCTATCTGGAGTTGATGTTGAATCTCCCCCTAAAAAAGGCAATACCACGAAGGGTAAACCCAACAAAGGTAAAAAAGATGAAG ATGGATGGCTGACCAGCAGTTCATCAGATAGTGATCTAGATGAGTAG
- the LOC117329173 gene encoding anoctamin-4-like isoform X11, translated as MGPKLQLLDPHKKFITKSKGEDSEEEENDVITNLPVIEAVASAVRWRKKTDVKKRGTVRTRRFERRYTELGPLLIPEQKRVDYVLVHDNKSSKDTKDPDKKKSLEDKEYKRDCFEKEMIEQGFFIQKDDFGDHVFVKLHCPFKRLCMEAEAVKLEMRLKDCPNYEPEPTNFVRRFMEKYLETDDEVDFISAPFLMDRIQLYQDFEDPTHFFRPATRSLLVDHILINLDIKKQTENKPSKEVIQPVDHKDVDKDPENAKRSSSLCACCGSSDQSTDSTSQQSSSFWNCFSCCNSESEALDPIRGEKQMQKWDNMELKQSEYGRRFGLPYLMMKDVYTDAFILHEESERSKQREELKKEFFKEEDEMELDSDPRKDLDDTWTKYYKFQPLWKIRNYFGEKIALYFAWSGLLVTSLWIPTLFGFAIFLFGLITSSISPTTTLERPANATVVELIKIEMEELLEVVKLAFDNDVTPFFALLVCLWGTVFLEMWKRKSATLAYEWDVDNYDSNEPDRPQFFGTKVKKDPVTSEENWFYPVRKQVLKYIFSASTLLFMVSLVLASLVGVIVYRVIIAVDLCPGMSALECLITTNIVSAILNAASIILLGKVYDKVAIKLTDWENYRTQSGYDDALVIKLFAFQFANNYASCVYIAFFRGNFDLFGVFGLGEDYRDDCSGTCMSQLSFQVLTLMLVKPFPKMFKDIVLPLLLKLWRMRPAWCCRCACCPCLNNKIGEKSPEDIVEADRQITNSYIEMEYLKPTLGDFTLGEYTEKIIQYGFLMLFAASFPLAPLLALVTLLVDIRVDAKRMLWLNRRPIAYIRKDIGRWYSILDFVNSCGVISNGFLIAFTSNWGQQFEFSSKLWIVIIFEHMVFGLKFLLAYLIADVPRPIRLAMRREKFQVARILNSVAGDAPTDYSTLVLKEKKRRKTRSSNYELFDENGVPVVKEDNKTHKNKHSRKEEETPVQMKPPAGKVSSEKGDNSVKPFIQEGTDSDKQAPLVSPSGDRGSVIPIDIDTYIRTYGIKEELWYCDDKDKNNRHTL; from the exons ATGGGCCCCAAACTACAGCTTCTAGATCCTCATAAAAAGTTTATCACCAAGTCCAAGGGGGAGGATTCCGAGGAGGAAGAGAATGATGTCATCACAAACTTACCTGTCATCGAAGCTGTTGCATCTGCAGTTCGATGGCGTAAGAAAACAGATGTCAAGAAAAGGGGCACAGTACGGACACGAAGATTTGAGCGCAGATATACAGAGTTGGGACCTTTGTTAATCCCAGAACAAAAACGTGTAGATTATGTGTTGGTTCATGACAACAAATCGTCAAAAGATACCAAAGATCCAGACAAGAAAAAATCCTTGGAAGACAAGGAATATAAACGTGACTGTTTTGAGAAAGAAATGATTGAACAAGGTTTCTTCATTCAGAAAGATGATTTTGGAGATCATGTGTTTGTGAAACTACACTGTCCATTTAAAAGGTTGTGTATGGAAGCAGAAGCTGTTAAACTGGAGATGCGACTCAAAGAT TGTCCTAACTATGAACCGGAACCTACCAACTTTGTTAGGCGATTCATGGAGAAGTACCTGGAGACTGATGATGAAG ttgACTTTATTAGTGCCCCTTTCCTGATGGATAGAATCCAGCTGTACCAAGACTTTGAAGACCCGACCCATTTCTTCAGACCTGCCACACGTTCACTTCTG GTGGATCACATCCTCATCAACCTTGACATAAAGAAACAGACTGAGAATAAACCCAGCAAAGAAGTCATACAGCCTG TAGATCACAAAGATGTAGACAAAGATCCAGAAAATGCCAAAAGATCCTCCTCACTGTGTGCCTGTTGTGGAAGCTCTGATCAATCTACCGATTCCACAAGCCAACAATCATCTTCCTTTTGGAATTGTTTCTCTTGTTGTAACTCTGAAAGTGAAGCCTTAGACCCAATAAGAGGTGAAAAACAGATGCAAAAGTGGg ACAATATGGAGCTGAAACAGAGCGAGTATGGTCGAAGGTTTG GTCTACCATACTTGATGATGAAGGATGTTTACACGGACGCCTTCATTCTCCATGAGGAATCAGAACGCAGCAAACAGCGAGAAGAGTTAAAAAAAGAGTTCTTCAAAGAGGAAGATGAGATGGAATTGGACAGTGACCCTAGGAAAGATCTAGATGACACTTGGACTAAATACTATAAGTTTCAGCCATTATGGAAAATACGCAATTATTTTGGAGAGAAAATTGCTCTGTATTTTGCTTGGTCTGGTTTACTGGTTACCAGTCTGTGGATTCCTACACTGTTTGGATTTGCGATATTTCTTTTTGGATTAATTACCAG TTCTATCAGTCCAACTACAACACTGGAGAGACCTGCCAATGCCACAGTTGTAGAGTT AATAAAGATAGAGATGGAGGAATTGCTTGAGGTTGTCAAACTTGCCTTTGACAATGATGTGACACCTTTCTTTGCTTTATTGGTTTGTTTGTGGG gtacagtGTTCCTGGAGATGTGGAAACGTAAGAGTGCCACACTGGCCTATGAATGGGATGTAGACAATTACGACAGTAATGAGCCAGATCGTCCACAGTTTTTTGGGACAAAGGTCAAAAAAGATCCAGTAACATCAGAGGAGAATTGGTTTTATCCTGTGAGGAAGCAGGTCCTTAAATACATCTTTTCGGCTTCAACCCTACTATTTATG GTGAGCTTGGTTCTGGCCAGTTTAGTGGGTGTGATCGTGTACAGAGTTATAATTGCGGTGGACCTGTGTCCGGGTATGTCTGCTTTGGAATGTCTTATCACCACCAACATCGTATCTGCGATTCTCAACGCTGCGTCCATTATACTTCTCGGCAAA GTATATGACAAAGTGGCCATCAAATTAACAGACTGGG AGAACTACAGAACACAGAGTGGATATGATGATGCTCTCGTCATTAAGTTATTTGCCTTCCAGTTTGCCAACAATTACGCTTCTTGTGTGTACATAGCTTTTTTCCGTGGG AACTTTGACCTGTTTGGTGTTTTTGGACTTGGAGAGGATTACCGCGATGACTGTTCTGGAACCTGCATGTCCCAACTCTCCTTCCAAGTCCTGACACTTATGTTGGTGAAACCATTCCCAAAAATGTTCAAGGACATTGTCCTGCC GTTGCTGTTGAAGCTGTGGAGAATGCGTCCTGCCTGGTGTTGTAGATGTGCCTGCTGTCCCTGCTTGAACAATAAAATTGGAGAAAAATCTCCAGAAGATATCGTTGAGGCTGATCGCCAAATCACCAACTCGTATATTGAGATGGAGTACTTAAAACCCACACTAGGGGATTTCACACTCGGGGAATACACTGAGAAGATCATACAGTATGGATTTCTTATG ttgTTTGCAGCCTCTTTTCCTCTGGCTCCTCTCCTGGCCTTGGTGACATTGCTGGTGGATATCAGAGTGGACGCAAAGAGGATGTTGTGGCTAAACCGTCGACCTATAGCCTATATACGCAAGGACATTG GTCGCTGGTACAGTATCCTGGACTTTGTTAACAGCTGTGGTGTCATATCCAATGGTTTCCTCATTGCCTTCACCTCCAACTGGGGACAGCAGTTTGAGTTCTCCTCTAAACTCTGGATCGTCATCATATTTGAG CACATGGTGTTTGGATTGAAGTTCCTGCTGGCTTACCTTATAGCTGATGTTCCTAGGCCCATTCGCCTTGCCATGCGAAGG GAAAAATTCCAAGTTGCAAGAATTTTAAACAGTGTAGCAGGCGATGCACCAACAGATTACTCTACACTCGTCCTGAAGGAGAAAAAACGAAG AAAAACACGATCATCAAATTATGAATTATTTGATGAGAATGGAGTACCAGTTGTCAAAGAAGAtaataaaacacataaaaacaaacattctcGTAAAGAGGAGGAAACACCGGTACAGATGAAACCTCCGGCAGGCAAGGTGTCAAGtgagaagggagacaactctgtaaAACCATTTATACAGGAGGGAACTGACAGTGATAAGCAGGCTCCCCTTGTTAGTCCAAGTGGAGACCGAGGCAGTGT GATTCCAATTGATATAGATACTTACATCAGGACATA TGGTATAAAAGAAGAGCTATGGTACTGTGATGACAAGGACAAAAACAACAG ACATACCTTATGA
- the LOC117329173 gene encoding anoctamin-4-like isoform X10, with the protein MGPKLQLLDPHKKFITKSKGEDSEEEENDVITNLPVIEAVASAVRWRKKTDVKKRGTVRTRRFERRYTELGPLLIPEQKRVDYVLVHDNKSSKDTKDPDKKKSLEDKEYKRDCFEKEMIEQGFFIQKDDFGDHVFVKLHCPFKRLCMEAEAVKLEMRLKDCPNYEPEPTNFVRRFMEKYLETDDEVDFISAPFLMDRIQLYQDFEDPTHFFRPATRSLLVDHILINLDIKKQTENKPSKEVIQPVDHKDVDKDPENAKRSSSLCACCGSSDQSTDSTSQQSSSFWNCFSCCNSESEALDPIRGEKQMQKWDNMELKQSEYGRRFGLPYLMMKDVYTDAFILHEESERSKQREELKKEFFKEEDEMELDSDPRKDLDDTWTKYYKFQPLWKIRNYFGEKIALYFAWSGLLVTSLWIPTLFGFAIFLFGLITSSISPTTTLERPANATVVELIKIEMEELLEVVKLAFDNDVTPFFALLVCLWGTVFLEMWKRKSATLAYEWDVDNYDSNEPDRPQFFGTKVKKDPVTSEENWFYPVRKQVLKYIFSASTLLFMVSLVLASLVGVIVYRVIIAVDLCPGMSALECLITTNIVSAILNAASIILLGKVYDKVAIKLTDWENYRTQSGYDDALVIKLFAFQFANNYASCVYIAFFRGNFDLFGVFGLGEDYRDDCSGTCMSQLSFQVLTLMLVKPFPKMFKDIVLPLLLKLWRMRPAWCCRCACCPCLNNKIGEKSPEDIVEADRQITNSYIEMEYLKPTLGDFTLGEYTEKIIQYGFLMLFAASFPLAPLLALVTLLVDIRVDAKRMLWLNRRPIAYIRKDIGRWYSILDFVNSCGVISNGFLIAFTSNWGQQFEFSSKLWIVIIFEHMVFGLKFLLAYLIADVPRPIRLAMRREKFQVARILNSVAGDAPTDYSTLVLKEKKRRKTRSSNYELFDENGVPVVKEDNKTHKNKHSRKEEETPVQMKPPAGKVSSEKGDNSVKPFIQEGTDSDKQAPLVSPSGDRGSVHGKVSLSGVDVESPPKKGNTTKGKPNKDGWLTSSSSDSDLDE; encoded by the exons ATGGGCCCCAAACTACAGCTTCTAGATCCTCATAAAAAGTTTATCACCAAGTCCAAGGGGGAGGATTCCGAGGAGGAAGAGAATGATGTCATCACAAACTTACCTGTCATCGAAGCTGTTGCATCTGCAGTTCGATGGCGTAAGAAAACAGATGTCAAGAAAAGGGGCACAGTACGGACACGAAGATTTGAGCGCAGATATACAGAGTTGGGACCTTTGTTAATCCCAGAACAAAAACGTGTAGATTATGTGTTGGTTCATGACAACAAATCGTCAAAAGATACCAAAGATCCAGACAAGAAAAAATCCTTGGAAGACAAGGAATATAAACGTGACTGTTTTGAGAAAGAAATGATTGAACAAGGTTTCTTCATTCAGAAAGATGATTTTGGAGATCATGTGTTTGTGAAACTACACTGTCCATTTAAAAGGTTGTGTATGGAAGCAGAAGCTGTTAAACTGGAGATGCGACTCAAAGAT TGTCCTAACTATGAACCGGAACCTACCAACTTTGTTAGGCGATTCATGGAGAAGTACCTGGAGACTGATGATGAAG ttgACTTTATTAGTGCCCCTTTCCTGATGGATAGAATCCAGCTGTACCAAGACTTTGAAGACCCGACCCATTTCTTCAGACCTGCCACACGTTCACTTCTG GTGGATCACATCCTCATCAACCTTGACATAAAGAAACAGACTGAGAATAAACCCAGCAAAGAAGTCATACAGCCTG TAGATCACAAAGATGTAGACAAAGATCCAGAAAATGCCAAAAGATCCTCCTCACTGTGTGCCTGTTGTGGAAGCTCTGATCAATCTACCGATTCCACAAGCCAACAATCATCTTCCTTTTGGAATTGTTTCTCTTGTTGTAACTCTGAAAGTGAAGCCTTAGACCCAATAAGAGGTGAAAAACAGATGCAAAAGTGGg ACAATATGGAGCTGAAACAGAGCGAGTATGGTCGAAGGTTTG GTCTACCATACTTGATGATGAAGGATGTTTACACGGACGCCTTCATTCTCCATGAGGAATCAGAACGCAGCAAACAGCGAGAAGAGTTAAAAAAAGAGTTCTTCAAAGAGGAAGATGAGATGGAATTGGACAGTGACCCTAGGAAAGATCTAGATGACACTTGGACTAAATACTATAAGTTTCAGCCATTATGGAAAATACGCAATTATTTTGGAGAGAAAATTGCTCTGTATTTTGCTTGGTCTGGTTTACTGGTTACCAGTCTGTGGATTCCTACACTGTTTGGATTTGCGATATTTCTTTTTGGATTAATTACCAG TTCTATCAGTCCAACTACAACACTGGAGAGACCTGCCAATGCCACAGTTGTAGAGTT AATAAAGATAGAGATGGAGGAATTGCTTGAGGTTGTCAAACTTGCCTTTGACAATGATGTGACACCTTTCTTTGCTTTATTGGTTTGTTTGTGGG gtacagtGTTCCTGGAGATGTGGAAACGTAAGAGTGCCACACTGGCCTATGAATGGGATGTAGACAATTACGACAGTAATGAGCCAGATCGTCCACAGTTTTTTGGGACAAAGGTCAAAAAAGATCCAGTAACATCAGAGGAGAATTGGTTTTATCCTGTGAGGAAGCAGGTCCTTAAATACATCTTTTCGGCTTCAACCCTACTATTTATG GTGAGCTTGGTTCTGGCCAGTTTAGTGGGTGTGATCGTGTACAGAGTTATAATTGCGGTGGACCTGTGTCCGGGTATGTCTGCTTTGGAATGTCTTATCACCACCAACATCGTATCTGCGATTCTCAACGCTGCGTCCATTATACTTCTCGGCAAA GTATATGACAAAGTGGCCATCAAATTAACAGACTGGG AGAACTACAGAACACAGAGTGGATATGATGATGCTCTCGTCATTAAGTTATTTGCCTTCCAGTTTGCCAACAATTACGCTTCTTGTGTGTACATAGCTTTTTTCCGTGGG AACTTTGACCTGTTTGGTGTTTTTGGACTTGGAGAGGATTACCGCGATGACTGTTCTGGAACCTGCATGTCCCAACTCTCCTTCCAAGTCCTGACACTTATGTTGGTGAAACCATTCCCAAAAATGTTCAAGGACATTGTCCTGCC GTTGCTGTTGAAGCTGTGGAGAATGCGTCCTGCCTGGTGTTGTAGATGTGCCTGCTGTCCCTGCTTGAACAATAAAATTGGAGAAAAATCTCCAGAAGATATCGTTGAGGCTGATCGCCAAATCACCAACTCGTATATTGAGATGGAGTACTTAAAACCCACACTAGGGGATTTCACACTCGGGGAATACACTGAGAAGATCATACAGTATGGATTTCTTATG ttgTTTGCAGCCTCTTTTCCTCTGGCTCCTCTCCTGGCCTTGGTGACATTGCTGGTGGATATCAGAGTGGACGCAAAGAGGATGTTGTGGCTAAACCGTCGACCTATAGCCTATATACGCAAGGACATTG GTCGCTGGTACAGTATCCTGGACTTTGTTAACAGCTGTGGTGTCATATCCAATGGTTTCCTCATTGCCTTCACCTCCAACTGGGGACAGCAGTTTGAGTTCTCCTCTAAACTCTGGATCGTCATCATATTTGAG CACATGGTGTTTGGATTGAAGTTCCTGCTGGCTTACCTTATAGCTGATGTTCCTAGGCCCATTCGCCTTGCCATGCGAAGG GAAAAATTCCAAGTTGCAAGAATTTTAAACAGTGTAGCAGGCGATGCACCAACAGATTACTCTACACTCGTCCTGAAGGAGAAAAAACGAAG AAAAACACGATCATCAAATTATGAATTATTTGATGAGAATGGAGTACCAGTTGTCAAAGAAGAtaataaaacacataaaaacaaacattctcGTAAAGAGGAGGAAACACCGGTACAGATGAAACCTCCGGCAGGCAAGGTGTCAAGtgagaagggagacaactctgtaaAACCATTTATACAGGAGGGAACTGACAGTGATAAGCAGGCTCCCCTTGTTAGTCCAAGTGGAGACCGAGGCAGTGT CCATGGTAAAGTGAGTCTATCTGGAGTTGATGTTGAATCTCCCCCTAAAAAAGGCAATACCACGAAGGGTAAACCCAACAAAG ATGGATGGCTGACCAGCAGTTCATCAGATAGTGATCTAGATGAGTAG